From the Nitrospirota bacterium genome, the window CATGCCGTGGAGAAGATAAAGGGAAGCCAGGAGGAGTGCGCCCGATGACCGAGGTCTCCTTCCCCCTTTCGTTCCTGGCCGGCGTGGTCTCCTTCCTCTCCCCCTGCGTGCTGCCCCTGGTGCCTTCCTACATCAGCTTCGTGGCCGGGGTCTCCTTCGAGGAGCTCACCAGCGACGAAGACCGCCGTCGCATCCGCAAGCTCACCGTGACCAACTCATTGGTCTTCATCGCGGGATTCAGCACGGTATTCGTCGCCCTTGGGGCCTCGTCGTCCCTTCTGGGGCGGCTCTTCTTCAACTACCAGGACACCCTTCGCATCGTCGGGGGCGTCATCGTCATCGTCTTCGGCCTCTTCATGGCCGGGATGTTCAAGATGAACTTCCTCATGCGGGAGTGGAAGTTCCACCTCAAGGGCCGCCCGGCGGGCTTTGTGGGGGCGTTCTTCATCGGGATGGCCTTCGCCGCCGGCTGGACGCCCTGCATCGGTCCCATCCTGGGCTCCATCCTGGTCTTCGCCGGCTCCAAGGGCTCGGCGGTCTACGGCCTGAAGCTCCTTTCGGTCTACTCCCTGGGCCTGGCGCTGCCCTTCCTCCTTTCCGCGCTGGCCTTCAACACCTTCATCAGCTACACCAACGCCCTCAAGAAACACATGCCCACGGTCATGCTCATAAGCGGCCTTCTCCTCGTCGCTTTCGGCGTCCTCCTTCTGACCAACAAGGTCCAGGCCCTCTCCAGCTACTTCCCCGACATCGGCATAAACCTCTAAGTTAGCCGTAACATACTGATACATAAGTATTATCTTAAGAGTATTTTTTTATGGACAAATTCTCTTTTCCGTTGTTAGAATACGTTCAGCAAAAAGCAGGGGGAAGACAGGGGGAGGACAGGGAGGCCTGTCCTTTTTTGTTGCCGGGGAGGAATAGACCGGTCCGGTGAGAGAGGATATGTCCGAGAGGCGCA encodes:
- a CDS encoding cytochrome c biogenesis protein CcdA, with product MTEVSFPLSFLAGVVSFLSPCVLPLVPSYISFVAGVSFEELTSDEDRRRIRKLTVTNSLVFIAGFSTVFVALGASSSLLGRLFFNYQDTLRIVGGVIVIVFGLFMAGMFKMNFLMREWKFHLKGRPAGFVGAFFIGMAFAAGWTPCIGPILGSILVFAGSKGSAVYGLKLLSVYSLGLALPFLLSALAFNTFISYTNALKKHMPTVMLISGLLLVAFGVLLLTNKVQALSSYFPDIGINL